Genomic DNA from Nocardioides aquaticus:
GCGGGGCTCAGGTCGGGACCGGCTTCCCGCCAACAGCGGAGGGAGCACTGGCACAACTGATCGCGATCGACAGGCGCGCGATCGAGTCGGCGTCTGTGGTCACCGCGCAGGACGTGATCGCGGTTTGGGCAGCGCCCGGCGGCCCATCTGCGGAGAGCTGGTCCGGTGTCGCCGCCGTCCAGACGCTGTTGGAGGCGGCCGGGCTTCCGGCGAACGGGTCCACCGATCTTGCGATTCAGCTCGAACCGGCGATGGGCCTGGTTCTGGACGCTGGCACAGGGATGGCGACCGTCTGCGTCGACTTCATTGTCACGGCAAGAGTCGTGGGCAATCCGCCCGACCGCGTTGCTGCAGCCGACTGCCAGCACATGACCTGGCACGGGGACAGCTGGGCGATCGCTTCCGGCGAGGAGGCCGAACCGACGCCCTCGCTGTGGCCCGGGACGCAGGCGTCGTACGACGCCGGTTACCGGTGGCTGGAGTTCCTGCCATGACCGCTGAGCTCGTGCCGATGATCGACCTGAACCCATTTCACTGGCTCGGAGACCAGGTCAAGGAAGGCCTCGCCGACGTGTTCACGGCGATGATGATGTCGCTCTGGTCGGCCGCGCTCTGGCTGATGGACCTCGTCTTCAGCGTGCTCGACCGCTTCCTGACGCCAGATGTGACCGACCCCGGTCTCAACCACCTCTACAGCGTCACCCTGTGGCTCTCGTTGCTCGTCGCCCTCCTGATCGGCTTCGGACAGGTGGGTGTCGCGGCTGTACGCCGGGACGGACGGTCGCTCGGCGCTCTTGCCATGGGGGTCGCGCAGTACGGCGCGGTCGTTGCCGGCTGGATTGTTGTCTGCGGCGCGTTGGTCGTCGGCTGTGCCGGACTCACGCGTGGGCTTCTCAGCGAAATGTTGAACGTGCCCGCATTCTCCGGCTACTCGGCATCCGCCGGCATGCCGAACCAGGTCGTCGGCACGGTCCAGGCGGCGGTCCTCGGGGTCTGTGCGTTGTTCCTGGTGATCCCGGCCGCGTTCGGCTATCTGCTCATCATGCTGGTGCGGGAGGCGGCCTTGCTGATCTTGACCGCCACCATGCCGATCGCGGCCGCGGGCGCACTCGGCGATGGCACCAAGGCGTGGATGTGGAAGTCGATCCGATGGTTCGTTGCCGCATGCCTCACGTCGCCGCTGCTGGCGCTGGTGGTTGGCATTGGCGTACAGATCTCGCGAGCAGCTTTCCCTGAGGCGGGTCAGGTCCAGCGCAACGACGGCCTGATGTCGGACGTCATCCGGGCCAATGAGGCTCAAGTCGGCATGGCTGTCGTTGGCTGCGTCGTGTTCGCGATCGCCTGCTTCTGCCCCATGGTGCTCTTCCGGCTGCTCGCGTTCGTCGACCCTGGCACGGCATCGGGGGCGTCCTTCCGCACTACCCTCACCGCCAACGGCGGAGTATCAGGACTCCTTTCGGGCCGACGCACCGAGGACCAGGGCTCGGGTGCTGCGACCCAGACCTCGGCTGACGGCCGGGCCACCAGCGAGAGCGGCGCCGACGCCGAGACCGCCAACAGGTTCCAGTCCCGCGCCGCTAGGGCTTTCGGCGGCGCCGGCAAGGCGGTCGGAAAGACGATGGACGTCGTTGGCGGTGTCGCCGCCACCGGTGCCTCGATGTCGGTGGACGTGATGGGCCAAGCAGGGGTCGGCCACCAGGGTTACTACGACACCACCCCGCCACGTCGTGCCGGTAAGCCGTACCCGCAGCGCACCCGGATCGGCCACGGGTACGACCAAGGCAGCGGCGTCGCCAACGACCCCGTCCACGTCGCCGATGCAGACGAAGCGGCCGCTGTTGCCGAGGACGGAGCCTTCCTCGCATGACTGTCTACGGAGGATCCGCCACCCGCGACCGCCAGGGCTGGTTCCTCGGGCTCACCGGACCACAAGTCGTCCTCGTCCTCGCTGCCGCGTTTCCTTCTTGGTTGGCCATGTCGGTCGGAGAGTGGGCTGCGCTGCTCGCTCTAGTGCCGTTGTGGCTCGTCGCCGTCGCCCTGATCTGCGTTCCCGTGCGCGGTTGGTCTGCTGCTCAGTGGATCGGTGTCCTTGCGCGGCATGTCGTGGGTCGCGGGGCCGGCTGGACCCGGTGGCAGTCGAAAGGGGCCGCGGGTGACATCGATGACCCGGCCGAGGCCGACCTCCCAGGTGTCCTGACTGGAATCCAGATCCACGACGGACCGACGATGGCGGGACGAGGCGTTCGGCCAGCCATCATCCAGAACCATGCCACCCGGACATGGGCGGCTACGGCTCGTATCCTCCACCCCGGCATCGGCATGGCCGACGATGCCGACCGCGACCGGATGGGTGCGGGTCTCTCGGAGCTCTTCGAGGCCGCCTCCGCCAGCAGCCAGATCGACGTGCTCGCCATCTGTGTTCGCACGGTTCCCGACGACGGCACCGAGCGAGCCGAGTGGGTGCGCCAGCACGCCCGCGAGACGGAGCCCGAGCTCTCCGCCCACATCCATGCACAACTCGACGCGTCGATCAGCGGCGCGGCGATCCGAGCGGAAGCATTCGTAACCGTCGTTGTTCGGGAGGATGCCATCTCGAAAGACGCGCGACGGGCGGGTCGTGGTCTCAGCGGGCGAGCCCGCATCCTGTACGGCGTCCTCGGCGAGGTTGAATCGCGTCTACTCGGTGCCATTAGATGCACGCAGGTCAGTTGGCTCGACAGTGCTGAGCTCGCCATTGCGATCCGCACTGGCTTCGAACCGGGGGACGCCCCTGCTCTGGCCGACTCGGTCATCCACCACGGGTACGACGACACGATCGGGGCAGGCGTTCCAGTCGCTGCCGCGGGTCCGACGAATGCGACGACCGCCCTGCGGTCCTACCGACACGGCGAATGGGAGTCCATTGCCGCCACGATCCTGCTGCCACGCAAGGGCGCCGTGATGGGCGCTCTTGCCCGAGCCCTCGTTCCTTCCCAGGTCGGAGAGCGCCGTGCCCTGACAGTGTTCTTTCGACCCGTCAGCCAGGGCCTCGCCGAGCGCAGCACCGGACGCGCTGAGATGTCGGCTGCCATG
This window encodes:
- a CDS encoding SCO6880 family protein, producing the protein MTVYGGSATRDRQGWFLGLTGPQVVLVLAAAFPSWLAMSVGEWAALLALVPLWLVAVALICVPVRGWSAAQWIGVLARHVVGRGAGWTRWQSKGAAGDIDDPAEADLPGVLTGIQIHDGPTMAGRGVRPAIIQNHATRTWAATARILHPGIGMADDADRDRMGAGLSELFEAASASSQIDVLAICVRTVPDDGTERAEWVRQHARETEPELSAHIHAQLDASISGAAIRAEAFVTVVVREDAISKDARRAGRGLSGRARILYGVLGEVESRLLGAIRCTQVSWLDSAELAIAIRTGFEPGDAPALADSVIHHGYDDTIGAGVPVAAAGPTNATTALRSYRHGEWESIAATILLPRKGAVMGALARALVPSQVGERRALTVFFRPVSQGLAERSTGRAEMSAAMATEVRRKVGRVERARDRRAVEQVHETDEKLERGRSLVRVSSALAITVPAAWNAQDYGRRLDASVRLCGFTPLPLDGAHDAAFAAAVIPLGTGLPKKRRS